The Pseudomonas sp. SCA2728.1_7 DNA segment CCCTTGAGCTGAATGCGCCCATGATGCGCGAAACGCCCCCGGTGAGTGCAATGTCTTTTTTCTTCATTCAGCGGTTTTTCTGCGCAACTTTGTCTCTGGGTTTGCCGTCTACACTCACCGAAGACCCCGGGATACGGGTGTCTCCCGACGTAACACCTTGCCCGACTCGGGCGCTGCCGGAAGAACAGACATGGGATTGAAAGGCTGGGCGGGTTGTCTCGTATTCACCCTGTTGGCAGGCTCTGCATGGGCCACCGATCAGGCCCCGATCAAAGCGAAGGCTGAAGAAAAAGCCCAAGTGCTGGAAGAGAAAGCGGCGGACAAAGTCAGCGCCGCACCGGCACCGAAAGCCGAAGCCATCACCCCGACCGAAGTGCAGGCGGTCGATCCGGCCGGCGCGGCACCGCTGGATGATCCGATCACCTGTCTGGCGCGCAGTATCTACTGGGAAGCCAAAGGCAAAGACACGCCGGAAATGGAAGCCGTGGCCAGTGTGGTGATGAATCGCCTCGGCCATGAAGGCTTTCCTGACACGGTGTGTGCCGTCGTCAAACAAGGCTCGGAAAGCAAGAGCTGCCAGTTTTCCTGGTGGTGCGACGGGCGTCCGGATCAGGTCAAGGAAGATGCCGAATACACGCTGGCCAAGGATATAGCCCGCAAAGCGCTGAACCGCCAGCTCAAGGATCGCACTAACGGCGCGCTGTATTTCCATGACCGTAATGTTCATCCGAGCTGGGCCAAGGAATACCGCAGAACCGCTGAAACGAAAAAATTTCTCTTCTACAAACCAGCCGGCGGCGACGCGCGTTAAGCGCAGACTTGCCGCACACATTCGCGCAACCAGCGATGCGCCGGGTCGGCGTCCATGCGCGGATGCCAGAGCATCGACACGCTGATGTCCGGCATCGCGAAGGGCAGGGCGAAACTGTGCAGGCCGGTGCGCAGTTTGCTGGTGTGACGTTGTGGGACAGTGGCGATCAGGTCGGATTCACGCACCAGCGTCAGCGCCGCCGAGAATCCACCGAATGAAGTGACGATGTCCCGCGTCAGGCCGAGCGCGAGTAAGGCTTCGTCGACCGGCCCGCTGCTGCGTCCGCGCCGTGAAATGAGAATGTGCTCGCCGTCGGCAAAGCGCTTGCTGGTGATTTTCCCCGCGCTCAACGGATGCCCCTCACGCACCACACCGATCCATTGATCCTGAAACAGGATGCGGCTGTGCAGCGTCGGGTCGGTGCTGTCGTCGACCACGCCGGTTTCCAGATCGACGCGGCCTTCGCGCAGCGGCGTGCTGTCCTTGTCGGCTTTCTGCACAAAGCGCAGGCGTACGCCGGGTGCTTCTTCAGCGATGCGCGCGAGCAGGGCGGCGGCGAAGGTTTCGACAAAGCCGTCGGTGTTGCGCAGCGTGAAGGTGCGTTGCAAGCGGCCGGGGTCGAGCACTTCGGCGGGCCGTAAAACCGCCTCGGCGTCCTGCACCAAATGACTGACTCGTTCGCGCAATTCCAATGCGCGGGGCGTCGGCACCAGGCCTCGACCCGCGCGCACCAACAGCGGATCGCCGGTGGTTTCGCGCAGACGGGCGAGGGCGCGACTCATGGCCGACGGGCTCAACCGCAGGCATTTGGCGGCGCGGGCGACGCTGCCTTCACGCAGTAATACGTCGAGGGTGATCAGCAGGTTCAGGTCCGGCGCAGTCATGACATGGCGTTCCATGCAGGTATTGAGTGCAAAGCATGCGTCTTGCGCCGTGTGTTGTCGAGGCTCAGGCTATGACGCATCACCTATGCGTTGCGAGCCGTCCATGCCCCGAGAATCCCTGAGCACTCCCGCCCGTTGGGCGCTGACCAGTCTGGCCCTGTCGATGTTGATGCCGTCGCTGGACACCAGCATTGCCAACGCCGGGTTGCCGATCTTGGCGACGGCGTTTGAGGCGACGTTTCAACAGGTGCAATGGATCGTGCTGGCTTATCTGCTCGCGATCACTACATTGATTGTCAGTGTCGGGCGTCTGGGCGATGGTTTTGGACGGCGGCGATTGCTGCTGATCGGGATCGGCATTTTCACCAGCGCTTCGTTGGCTTGCGCGTTGGCTCCGGGACTGGGTTGGCTGATCGGCGCACGGGCGGTGCAAGGTGTTGGTGCGGCGATCATGTTTGCCTTGACGGTGGCGTTGGTGGCCGATGCGGTGCCGAAGGCGCGGGCGGGCAGTGCGATGGGCTTGCTGGCGACGATGTCGGCGGCGGGCACCAGTCTTGGGCCGTCGCTGGGTGGGCTATTGATGACGCATGTCGGCTGGCAGGCGATTTTTCTGCTCAACGTGCCGTTGGGTTTACTCAATATTTGGCTGGTGTACCGCTTTTTGCCAGCGGATCGGGCCGCAGGGCCAAGGCCGCGTGTCGCGTTCGATTATTCAGGCAGCGCGGTGCTGGTGTTGACGCTGGCGGCCTATGCGCTGGCGATGACGCTTGAAGGTTTCACCGTGCCGTTGCTGTTGGCCAGCCTGTGCGGCGCGGGGTTGTTCTTCATGATCGAGAAGAAGGCCAAGGCGCCGCTGATACGCTTGTCACTGTTCGCTGACCGGCGATTGAGCAGCAGCCTGGCGCTGACCTTTGTGGTGACGACCGTGATGATGACCACGCTGGTGGTGGGGCCGTTTTACCTGAGTCGCGGATTGGGCCTCAGCAGTGCCGTGGTCGGCTTGGCGTTATCGGTCGGGCCGTTGTTGTCTGCGTTTGGCGGTGTGCCGGCCGGGCGTCTGGTGGACCGCTTCGGCGCTCGGCGCATCGTGCCGGGCGCGTTGCTCGCCATGGCCTGCGGTTGTGGCTCGTTGGCGCTGTTGCCGATGAGTCTGGGGTTGCCCGCCTATTTGCTGCCGATTGCAGTGGTCGCCGTCGGCTATGCGCTGTTTCAGGCGGCGAACAACACCGGGTTGATGGCCGGCGTCCGTCAGGAGCAGCGCGGTGTGGTTTCCGCGATGCTCGGGCTGGCGCGCAACCTCGGCTTGATCACCGGGGCAGCGGTGATGGGCGCGGTGTTTGCACTGGCGGCGGGCGATCCGACACAAGCTCCGGCTACGGGCCATTGCCAGCGGCTTGCACATCACTTTTGGCGTAGCGGTGGCGTTTGATGCTCATGGCGTTGATCATCAGCCGAGCACAGTTCAACGGTGGGAGTGAGCCTGCTCGCGAAG contains these protein-coding regions:
- a CDS encoding cell wall hydrolase, translating into MGLKGWAGCLVFTLLAGSAWATDQAPIKAKAEEKAQVLEEKAADKVSAAPAPKAEAITPTEVQAVDPAGAAPLDDPITCLARSIYWEAKGKDTPEMEAVASVVMNRLGHEGFPDTVCAVVKQGSESKSCQFSWWCDGRPDQVKEDAEYTLAKDIARKALNRQLKDRTNGALYFHDRNVHPSWAKEYRRTAETKKFLFYKPAGGDAR
- a CDS encoding LysR family transcriptional regulator: MTAPDLNLLITLDVLLREGSVARAAKCLRLSPSAMSRALARLRETTGDPLLVRAGRGLVPTPRALELRERVSHLVQDAEAVLRPAEVLDPGRLQRTFTLRNTDGFVETFAAALLARIAEEAPGVRLRFVQKADKDSTPLREGRVDLETGVVDDSTDPTLHSRILFQDQWIGVVREGHPLSAGKITSKRFADGEHILISRRGRSSGPVDEALLALGLTRDIVTSFGGFSAALTLVRESDLIATVPQRHTSKLRTGLHSFALPFAMPDISVSMLWHPRMDADPAHRWLRECVRQVCA